One region of Intestinimonas massiliensis (ex Afouda et al. 2020) genomic DNA includes:
- a CDS encoding tautomerase family protein: protein MPIMCTVQLPAGKAPEQIEATLKDISEVLMRNFEAQPTQVRVTIDELPRLRYMAGGVLARDMPDFNGEAE from the coding sequence ATGCCCATCATGTGTACGGTTCAACTGCCTGCCGGCAAGGCCCCCGAGCAGATTGAGGCCACGCTGAAGGATATCTCCGAGGTACTCATGCGCAATTTTGAGGCCCAGCCTACCCAGGTGCGGGTGACCATTGATGAACTCCCCCGCCTGCGCTACATGGCAGGCGGCGTACTCGCCCGGGACATGCCGGATTTCAACGGTGAGGCGGAATGA
- a CDS encoding tautomerase family protein, which translates to MPFITLYLPRGCDDGALETSMREITAAGAELLENTLERMIRVTVLEADPERVYQGGAQAEKLAPTVLFRVGPGRSAGAKDAFMDQIASILSRNLGCAKEDVRAYVLDNEEGHHFCIGGKHKDFSKKVK; encoded by the coding sequence ATGCCCTTTATTACGCTGTACCTGCCCCGCGGCTGTGACGACGGGGCGCTGGAAACTTCTATGCGGGAGATCACGGCGGCCGGTGCCGAGCTGCTGGAGAACACTCTGGAGCGGATGATCCGGGTGACCGTACTGGAGGCCGACCCTGAGCGGGTCTACCAGGGCGGGGCTCAGGCGGAAAAGCTGGCCCCCACCGTCCTGTTCCGGGTGGGCCCCGGCCGGAGCGCCGGCGCCAAGGATGCCTTCATGGATCAGATTGCCTCCATCCTCAGCCGGAACCTGGGCTGCGCCAAGGAGGACGTACGGGCCTATGTCCTGGACAACGAGGAGGGCCACCACTTCTGCATTGGCGGCAAGCACAAAGACTTTTCAAAGAAGGTGAAATAA
- a CDS encoding amidohydrolase family protein — protein sequence MAFIVHCYDLLIKNGTVVDPVLGLNKKMDVGIYASRIADVFEPGSLPGKICGHKVIDASGMYVVPGLVDGHVHVLPGLRFTYPIDELWKRGITACIDMGSQTSASFHRERHLIDEAPCMVNACLGLSNMAETQGEIPRYALLDQEVNLEKIQELFEVHGDVLVGIKVFIGHADSPGAELTHAVMKKARQVCDAVGCRMFVHVANPDVPLPELIDYFHPGDNFTHTYNKGNILDQDGHVYKEAWEAKRRGVIFDSARGSRNWSSEVAKAAFAEGFFPDVITDDLTALSNDPQTSRLTVHMGECMALGMSFEDVLLRTTSVPASFMKGVEVGVKRGLPANLTILDLQQGPHDFTDAFGEHYEGQTNIIPKATIIKGKIMYNTIVTDY from the coding sequence ATGGCGTTTATCGTGCATTGTTATGACCTGCTGATCAAAAACGGTACCGTGGTGGACCCGGTGCTGGGCCTGAATAAGAAGATGGACGTGGGCATCTACGCCTCCCGTATTGCCGACGTGTTCGAGCCGGGCAGCCTTCCCGGCAAGATCTGCGGCCATAAGGTCATCGACGCCTCCGGCATGTATGTGGTCCCAGGCCTGGTGGACGGTCACGTCCATGTACTGCCTGGCCTGCGCTTCACCTACCCCATTGACGAGCTGTGGAAGCGAGGCATCACCGCCTGCATTGATATGGGCAGCCAGACCTCCGCTTCCTTCCACCGGGAGCGCCATCTCATCGACGAGGCACCCTGCATGGTCAACGCCTGCTTGGGCCTGTCCAACATGGCGGAGACCCAGGGCGAGATCCCCCGTTACGCCCTGCTGGACCAGGAGGTCAATCTGGAGAAGATTCAGGAGCTCTTCGAGGTCCACGGAGACGTACTGGTGGGCATCAAGGTGTTCATTGGTCACGCCGACTCCCCCGGCGCCGAGCTTACCCACGCCGTGATGAAAAAGGCTCGCCAGGTCTGCGACGCGGTGGGCTGCCGCATGTTCGTCCATGTGGCCAACCCCGACGTGCCCCTGCCGGAGCTGATCGACTACTTCCATCCCGGTGACAACTTCACCCATACCTATAATAAAGGAAACATCCTGGATCAGGACGGACACGTCTACAAGGAGGCGTGGGAGGCCAAAAGGCGTGGTGTCATCTTCGATTCGGCCCGCGGCTCCCGCAACTGGAGCTCCGAGGTGGCCAAGGCTGCCTTTGCCGAGGGCTTTTTCCCCGACGTGATCACCGATGACCTGACCGCCCTGAGCAATGATCCCCAGACCAGCCGCCTCACCGTCCATATGGGCGAGTGCATGGCCCTCGGTATGAGCTTTGAGGATGTGCTTCTGCGTACCACCAGCGTCCCCGCCTCCTTTATGAAGGGCGTTGAAGTGGGCGTAAAGCGGGGCCTGCCCGCCAACCTGACCATCCTGGACCTGCAGCAGGGGCCCCACGATTTTACCGACGCCTTTGGCGAGCACTACGAGGGACAGACCAACATCATCCCCAAGGCCACCATCATCAAAGGTAAGATCATGTACAACACCATCGTGACCGACTATTAA
- a CDS encoding 2-keto-4-pentenoate hydratase: MALSKKIIAQLVELSLDGEYHHHSIDQFCKTYPELTEAEAYEGQALRVQRMEEMGHRVVGYKLGGTSLAKQKQMASTIYEKGGLTVKPTGITYGRLMDYMLLAPDEDLSLSQLLHPKVEPEMAFIMGQDLSGPYVTAPDVMNAAEWVAPAFEIIDSRFHNFKIGSRYDAVVDNTSSARFKLGEGRKCPRELNLANVGMCLQVNGKNTGFGAGASVMGHPARAVAELVRGLWKEGGKGLKKGDIILSGAITPSTPVQVGDALRADFGGLGYVEIQIKE; encoded by the coding sequence ATGGCCTTATCCAAAAAAATTATCGCCCAACTGGTGGAGCTCTCCCTGGACGGCGAATATCACCACCACTCCATCGACCAGTTTTGCAAGACCTACCCGGAGCTGACCGAGGCTGAAGCCTATGAGGGCCAGGCCTTGCGGGTCCAGAGGATGGAGGAGATGGGGCACCGGGTGGTAGGCTACAAGCTGGGCGGGACCAGCCTGGCCAAGCAGAAGCAGATGGCCAGCACCATCTATGAAAAGGGCGGCCTGACGGTCAAGCCCACCGGGATCACCTACGGCCGCCTGATGGACTACATGCTTCTGGCGCCCGACGAGGACCTGTCCCTGAGCCAGCTCCTTCACCCCAAGGTGGAGCCAGAGATGGCCTTTATCATGGGCCAGGACCTGTCCGGCCCCTATGTCACGGCCCCGGACGTTATGAACGCCGCGGAGTGGGTGGCACCGGCCTTTGAGATCATCGACAGCCGGTTCCACAACTTCAAGATCGGCAGCCGCTATGACGCTGTGGTGGACAACACCTCCTCCGCCCGCTTCAAGCTGGGGGAGGGGCGCAAGTGTCCCAGGGAGCTGAACCTGGCCAACGTGGGGATGTGCCTGCAGGTAAATGGGAAGAACACCGGCTTTGGCGCGGGGGCCTCGGTGATGGGGCACCCGGCCCGGGCGGTGGCTGAGTTGGTCCGGGGCCTGTGGAAAGAGGGCGGCAAGGGCCTTAAAAAGGGAGACATCATCCTCTCTGGCGCCATCACTCCCTCCACCCCGGTCCAGGTGGGCGACGCCCTGCGCGCCGACTTCGGCGGTCTGGGATATGTCGAGATTCAAATTAAGGAATAG
- a CDS encoding 2-keto-4-pentenoate hydratase, producing the protein MNQKEIETFGHRLAECSRTKQQIDQPSVTFPDITYDEAYAIQEVMVQDLVRSGWTISGKKVGLTSEAMRKAANIYEPDYGYAFHQRCFDNGVTLAMDDFLAPRIECELAFRLKNDLDGEHISREQVLDATEYVAACMEVVDFRIFRDKVQRLVQDSIADNAAFGAYILGDVPLKPGQVDLTLVPYIFEINHRQQEVSCGAAVYNDPAKSVAWLAERFTQLGNPLKAGEIILSGSAVSSVAVQAGDYLRCTFGPFGEVSCSFV; encoded by the coding sequence GTGAATCAAAAAGAAATCGAGACCTTCGGCCACCGGCTGGCGGAGTGCAGCCGGACCAAACAGCAGATTGACCAGCCCAGCGTGACCTTTCCCGACATCACCTATGACGAGGCATATGCCATCCAGGAGGTCATGGTGCAGGATCTGGTTCGGAGCGGCTGGACGATTTCGGGTAAAAAGGTGGGCCTGACCAGCGAGGCCATGCGGAAGGCCGCAAACATCTACGAGCCGGACTACGGTTACGCCTTTCATCAGCGCTGCTTCGACAATGGTGTGACCCTAGCCATGGACGACTTCCTGGCGCCCCGCATCGAATGCGAGCTGGCCTTCCGGCTCAAAAACGATCTGGACGGGGAACATATCAGCCGGGAGCAGGTCCTGGATGCCACGGAGTACGTGGCGGCCTGCATGGAGGTGGTGGACTTCCGCATCTTCCGGGACAAGGTCCAGCGCCTGGTGCAGGACAGTATCGCGGACAACGCCGCCTTCGGCGCCTATATTCTGGGCGATGTGCCCCTCAAGCCCGGTCAGGTGGACCTGACCCTGGTGCCCTACATCTTTGAGATCAACCACCGGCAGCAGGAGGTCTCCTGCGGTGCGGCGGTGTATAACGACCCGGCCAAGTCCGTGGCGTGGCTGGCAGAGCGCTTCACCCAGCTCGGGAACCCCCTGAAGGCCGGGGAGATCATCCTCTCCGGGTCGGCGGTCTCCTCGGTGGCGGTCCAGGCGGGGGATTACCTGCGCTGTACCTTCGGCCCCTTTGGGGAAGTAAGCTGCAGCTTTGTGTAG
- a CDS encoding tripartite tricarboxylate transporter permease, whose protein sequence is MLGLLGNALVNMLDLSTILGMVAGLAVGLSFGAMPGLNATIGITLLLPVTFGMSPAAAMLMLIGVYCGATFAGSISAILIKTPGTAAASATVLEGYPMTLKGKASTALSIALRGSVVGGLFSGVCLLFFAPQLANLALKFGAPDYFMLTVFGLTIIASVSGKSILKGVTMAALGLLVTTIGIDPQQGVYRLTFGSNILVRGVDLVPALIGLFAISELFSQAEKKILRLSQPPQVKMDKAHGWKDMLKFKWLMLKSSIIGVIVGACPGTGAAIAAFLSYGEAKRGSKHPEEFGNGSEEGLCASETANNAVTGATLIPMLTLGIPGDSVTAVLMGALTIQGLTPGTELFVKHADMTYVVLVGFIIIQVLMLYMGRLAIRGFSQITKIPYYILLPMVMAFCMVGSYSCSNNMTDILIAILFGLIGYIMPKFGFPTTPMLIGIVLGSLAEKNLVRTMAVYAGDVSVFFTRPISLLFLALSVVSVAFALLQKHRDKKKA, encoded by the coding sequence ATGCTTGGACTGCTTGGAAACGCACTGGTTAACATGTTGGACCTTTCCACTATCCTGGGTATGGTGGCCGGCCTGGCCGTCGGTCTCTCCTTCGGGGCCATGCCCGGTCTGAACGCCACCATCGGCATCACCCTGCTATTGCCTGTCACCTTCGGCATGAGCCCGGCGGCCGCCATGCTCATGCTGATCGGCGTCTACTGCGGCGCAACATTTGCCGGGTCCATCTCCGCAATTCTCATCAAGACCCCCGGTACGGCAGCCGCCTCGGCCACCGTTCTGGAGGGCTACCCCATGACCCTCAAGGGCAAGGCCAGCACGGCCCTCAGCATTGCCCTGCGCGGCTCAGTGGTGGGCGGACTGTTCAGCGGCGTCTGCCTGCTGTTCTTTGCCCCTCAGCTCGCCAACCTGGCCTTGAAATTCGGCGCGCCCGACTACTTCATGCTGACGGTATTCGGCCTGACCATCATTGCCAGCGTCAGCGGCAAAAGCATCCTTAAAGGTGTGACCATGGCCGCCCTGGGCCTGCTGGTCACCACCATCGGTATCGATCCCCAGCAGGGCGTTTACCGCCTGACCTTCGGCTCTAATATCCTGGTCCGCGGCGTGGACCTGGTGCCCGCGCTCATCGGCCTGTTCGCCATCAGCGAGCTGTTTAGCCAGGCCGAAAAGAAGATCCTGCGCCTGAGTCAGCCGCCCCAGGTCAAGATGGACAAGGCCCATGGATGGAAGGATATGCTCAAATTCAAGTGGCTCATGCTCAAGTCCTCCATCATCGGTGTCATCGTAGGCGCCTGCCCCGGCACCGGCGCCGCCATTGCCGCCTTCCTGTCCTACGGCGAGGCCAAACGCGGCTCCAAGCATCCGGAGGAGTTCGGCAACGGCTCGGAAGAGGGCCTGTGCGCTTCTGAAACTGCCAACAACGCCGTCACCGGCGCTACGCTCATCCCCATGCTCACCCTGGGCATCCCCGGCGACTCGGTTACAGCCGTGCTCATGGGCGCCCTGACCATCCAGGGTCTGACCCCCGGTACAGAGCTGTTTGTCAAGCACGCCGACATGACCTATGTGGTGCTGGTAGGCTTTATCATTATCCAAGTCCTCATGCTCTATATGGGCAGACTGGCTATCCGCGGCTTCTCCCAGATCACCAAAATCCCCTACTATATCCTGCTCCCCATGGTCATGGCCTTCTGCATGGTGGGCTCCTACTCCTGCAGCAATAACATGACCGACATCCTCATCGCCATCCTCTTCGGCCTCATCGGTTACATCATGCCCAAGTTCGGCTTCCCCACCACCCCCATGCTCATCGGTATCGTGCTGGGCTCCCTGGCGGAAAAGAACCTGGTGCGGACCATGGCCGTGTATGCGGGTGACGTGTCCGTCTTCTTCACCCGGCCCATCTCTCTGCTGTTCCTCGCTCTGAGCGTGGTCTCCGTGGCCTTTGCTCTGCTCCAGAAGCATAGAGACAAGAAGAAGGCCTGA
- a CDS encoding tripartite tricarboxylate transporter TctB family protein — MNIKDYLKRNGMTLILLVGMIILYLCIPSQIAENMVAKATISPRFFPTFSVLGVIVCCALLLVFDAKEHIFSHKTAEAAATQEKKEEVSYVRVVLVALLLLAWYILMPRIGFIISTIVIMCIMSYLLGCRNKIVLVAFPVIFTLAVYFTFVELLHVSLPEILF, encoded by the coding sequence ATGAACATCAAAGACTATCTGAAACGAAATGGAATGACGCTGATCCTCCTGGTGGGGATGATCATCCTTTACCTCTGCATCCCCAGCCAGATCGCGGAGAACATGGTGGCTAAGGCCACCATCAGCCCCCGGTTCTTCCCCACGTTTTCCGTTCTGGGCGTAATTGTCTGCTGCGCCCTTCTGCTGGTGTTTGACGCCAAGGAGCATATCTTCTCCCACAAGACCGCCGAGGCCGCCGCTACCCAGGAGAAGAAGGAAGAAGTCAGCTATGTCCGCGTGGTACTGGTGGCCCTGCTTCTGCTGGCCTGGTACATCCTGATGCCCCGCATCGGCTTTATCATCTCTACCATTGTCATCATGTGCATCATGAGCTACCTGCTGGGCTGCCGCAACAAGATCGTCCTGGTGGCCTTCCCGGTGATCTTTACCCTGGCCGTGTATTTTACCTTTGTTGAGCTGCTCCACGTGAGCCTGCCCGAGATTCTATTTTAA
- a CDS encoding Bug family tripartite tricarboxylate transporter substrate binding protein, translated as MKKLAALLISLAMILAMAVTGCSSSGSGQTASPQPSQPAGSQTPAAGGDYPKSSIQVVVPFSAGGGTDLFARIVVDKMSQIVGVPIEVVNVPGGSATIGTTQVANANTDGYTIGFSISTPLCVTPLLGETSYTLEDMQPICNAYTVLHGIYVAADSPIQDVDDLIAFINEKGGTLSYAGSGTGNMQHMCLEEWASQADPEGTWNLTNVPYDGDPEEIVALMSGELPFATLQVHGAKSAVEAGNVRCIMIFGDTTPQWMTDGGYFGPNSVELGYECRVKGLVGFYGPAGMSADAVKVLSDAFHQAVQDEGVLESIANIGLEPDYRDTEAYTAGLEELVPVADELLHQLGFIAG; from the coding sequence ATGAAAAAGTTAGCCGCACTGCTGATTTCACTTGCAATGATCCTGGCAATGGCCGTGACCGGATGCAGTTCCTCCGGCAGCGGACAAACCGCTTCTCCTCAGCCCAGCCAACCCGCCGGGTCCCAGACCCCCGCCGCCGGCGGCGATTACCCCAAGAGCAGCATCCAGGTCGTCGTTCCCTTCTCCGCCGGCGGCGGCACCGACCTGTTTGCCCGTATTGTAGTGGATAAGATGTCCCAAATCGTTGGCGTGCCCATCGAGGTGGTCAACGTGCCCGGCGGCTCGGCCACCATCGGCACCACCCAGGTGGCCAACGCCAACACCGACGGCTACACCATCGGTTTCAGCATCAGCACTCCGCTGTGTGTGACTCCCCTGCTGGGCGAGACCAGCTACACGCTGGAGGACATGCAGCCCATCTGCAACGCCTACACCGTGCTGCACGGCATCTATGTGGCCGCGGACTCCCCCATCCAGGACGTGGATGACCTGATCGCCTTCATCAACGAGAAGGGCGGCACCCTGAGCTACGCCGGTTCTGGCACGGGCAACATGCAGCACATGTGCCTGGAAGAGTGGGCCTCTCAGGCTGACCCCGAGGGCACATGGAATCTGACCAACGTCCCCTACGACGGCGACCCCGAAGAGATTGTGGCCCTGATGTCCGGCGAGCTGCCCTTCGCCACTCTGCAGGTCCATGGTGCCAAGTCCGCCGTGGAGGCGGGCAACGTCCGTTGCATCATGATCTTCGGCGACACCACCCCCCAGTGGATGACCGACGGCGGCTACTTTGGCCCCAACTCCGTGGAGCTGGGCTATGAGTGCCGGGTAAAGGGGCTGGTAGGCTTCTACGGCCCTGCCGGCATGAGCGCAGATGCGGTCAAGGTCCTGTCGGATGCGTTCCACCAGGCGGTACAGGACGAGGGCGTTTTGGAATCCATCGCCAACATCGGCCTGGAGCCCGACTACCGCGACACCGAAGCGTACACCGCCGGCCTGGAAGAGCTGGTGCCTGTGGCAGATGAACTGCTGCATCAGCTCGGTTTCATCGCCGGGTAA
- a CDS encoding AraC family transcriptional regulator yields the protein MAQHRAEQNSYQRTLHFHDINEILFSLNDGCSFFLDDQIYDIRRGVLVLIPEGTIHRKINPSNVTVDTYTLHYPLALLEAYSTPHTDLTQLYGTQAMCIQLPEKDIGEAIALFERCLTVPDDSFGSDLRQNLHFLDILLKFYPLLSAGHGGNNAHSNISPLVSELIRYINQHLSERLTLDRLANTFFVSKYNLCRQFKRETGFTIVEYINSSRIRMACTLLRQEKAISDISSRVGFLNNSHFIHTFRQYTGVTPRNYITRYKTFTDVPFFSNFAPQENGA from the coding sequence ATTGCACAGCACCGCGCCGAGCAAAACAGCTATCAGCGCACGCTGCACTTTCACGACATCAACGAAATCCTGTTTTCTCTGAACGACGGCTGCTCGTTTTTTCTGGACGATCAGATCTATGACATCCGCCGGGGCGTGCTGGTTCTTATCCCAGAGGGCACCATCCACCGCAAAATCAATCCCTCCAACGTCACGGTGGACACCTACACACTGCACTACCCCCTGGCGCTTTTGGAGGCATACTCTACTCCCCACACCGATCTGACCCAGCTCTACGGCACCCAGGCCATGTGCATCCAACTGCCGGAGAAGGACATTGGAGAAGCCATTGCCCTGTTCGAACGCTGCCTCACCGTGCCGGATGATTCTTTTGGCAGCGATTTGCGGCAAAATCTACATTTTCTGGACATTCTTTTAAAATTTTATCCCCTTCTCTCCGCCGGCCACGGAGGCAACAACGCCCACTCCAATATTTCTCCCCTGGTCTCTGAGCTGATCCGCTACATCAACCAGCACCTGTCGGAGCGCCTGACTCTGGACCGGCTGGCCAACACCTTTTTCGTCAGCAAGTACAACCTATGCCGACAGTTCAAAAGGGAAACCGGCTTCACCATTGTGGAGTACATCAACAGCAGCCGGATTCGCATGGCCTGCACCCTGCTGCGTCAGGAAAAGGCCATCTCGGACATCAGCTCCCGGGTGGGATTTCTGAACAACTCCCATTTTATCCATACCTTTCGCCAGTACACCGGCGTCACCCCCCGAAACTACATCACCCGCTACAAGACCTTTACCGACGTACCCTTCTTCAGCAACTTTGCCCCCCAGGAAAACGGTGCATGA
- a CDS encoding S-layer homology domain-containing protein — MRNLKRVLSLALASVMLIGMMVVGASAANYDDFSDKDKIVNKEAVSTLVELGVIAGKDDGTYDPTGIVTRGEMAKMICVVLNGGKDPSLGNVTKYSYTDTVGHWAAPYIEYCAIRGIVAGKGDGTFGPNETVTGSQAAKMLLVAAGYQSAIEGFTGANWEVNTNVRANAVGLYDGLDINPSQGLTRDSAAQMVYNILDVEQVTYKYTMVANGDGTFTSVTEIDKTADNKTVLEDKFGAVKVEGVVVANEVADLNSSKKNDNKVLVGSALDAGKTKIVITNGGKDEDQNEYTGTQTFKVSTGLDQLGRTVRLYVKTGSSAANAKVFGSVIVTDDNKVVTDASDDSINSVADDNSLDIVSGTKVATNYADLTDLSSDAAKADGTHGVQKILIDNNDDGDVDYVLLTTYVFGKVTGKSTSSDGSLTVNYSGAATLSVDDKDDVVGFDDVAKNDYVLAAFIGGKLHVQKAESVTGTLDAYTNTSLTVDGTKYTVSAVGCYKSTSDDITPAKGYASKSELDKDATFYLDVNGYIVAVGEPEASAYDYAYVWGAEAASNIGTDRVKVTLSDGTKATYDLDDDSDIDILPGDSAYNPEKKTVGEDAARGLIFAYKVTNNEIKLTKPAGGMAEGEQVTFEKGKTTVDGLKTEANQTKFANKNTVFFYVTLKDDEKIDDVDVYTGYSAAPDVDKEDSAIALAAYNKAGKMVAVAITSEEFDSTDLSDHVFIYKKDRTFTDYTEVRGFLAGTDQANTELKVSDNSNVDAADAVDGAIYLYTKDSDGYLKLKDAGKDLIHVNGVATNVSSSSVVVNGKEYAVTSKTVLIDNTDDPNPPSATLGAAPEDDDYITYMLVDDDEILMMVVDNTAEETPATPDNVTVTVKDDKITLTYTKEKPGVTDQANAVVAKLTDLGYTDIDVTVKGGEVTGVSAKMGVVSYTFTYAIEKAAE; from the coding sequence ATGAGAAACCTCAAGCGGGTTCTCAGCCTGGCTCTGGCTTCCGTTATGCTGATCGGCATGATGGTCGTTGGCGCTTCCGCTGCGAACTACGACGACTTCTCCGATAAGGACAAGATCGTCAACAAAGAGGCCGTCTCCACCCTGGTTGAGCTGGGCGTTATCGCCGGCAAGGACGACGGTACTTATGATCCTACGGGCATCGTGACCCGTGGTGAGATGGCCAAGATGATCTGCGTCGTCCTGAATGGCGGCAAGGACCCCAGCCTGGGCAATGTCACCAAGTACAGCTACACCGACACGGTCGGTCACTGGGCTGCCCCCTACATCGAGTACTGCGCGATCCGTGGTATCGTCGCTGGTAAGGGCGACGGCACCTTTGGCCCCAACGAGACCGTCACCGGTTCTCAGGCCGCCAAGATGCTGCTGGTCGCCGCTGGCTATCAGTCCGCTATCGAGGGCTTCACCGGCGCCAACTGGGAAGTCAATACCAATGTTCGGGCCAACGCTGTGGGCCTGTACGACGGTCTGGACATCAACCCCTCCCAGGGCCTGACCCGTGACTCCGCCGCTCAGATGGTTTACAACATTCTGGATGTGGAGCAGGTCACCTACAAGTACACCATGGTCGCCAATGGCGACGGCACCTTCACTTCCGTTACTGAGATCGACAAGACCGCCGACAACAAGACTGTCCTTGAGGACAAGTTCGGCGCCGTGAAGGTCGAGGGCGTTGTGGTTGCCAACGAGGTTGCTGACCTGAACTCCAGCAAGAAGAACGACAACAAGGTGCTCGTCGGCTCCGCTCTGGATGCTGGCAAGACCAAGATTGTCATCACCAATGGCGGCAAGGACGAGGACCAGAACGAGTACACCGGCACCCAGACCTTTAAGGTCTCCACCGGGCTGGACCAACTGGGCCGTACCGTGCGCCTGTACGTCAAGACCGGCTCTTCCGCTGCTAATGCCAAGGTCTTTGGCTCCGTGATCGTGACCGATGACAACAAGGTGGTCACCGACGCTTCTGACGACTCCATCAATAGCGTGGCCGACGACAACAGCCTGGACATCGTGAGCGGTACCAAGGTTGCCACCAACTATGCCGACCTGACCGATCTTTCCAGCGATGCCGCCAAGGCCGACGGCACCCACGGCGTTCAGAAGATCCTCATCGACAACAACGACGATGGCGATGTGGACTACGTCCTGCTGACCACCTATGTGTTCGGTAAGGTCACCGGGAAATCTACCTCCAGCGACGGTTCTCTGACCGTGAACTACAGCGGTGCTGCCACCCTGAGCGTCGACGACAAGGACGACGTGGTGGGCTTTGACGATGTGGCCAAGAACGACTATGTGCTGGCTGCCTTTATCGGCGGCAAGCTGCATGTCCAGAAGGCTGAGAGCGTGACTGGCACTCTGGATGCCTACACCAACACCTCCCTGACCGTGGACGGCACCAAGTATACCGTCTCCGCCGTGGGCTGCTACAAGAGCACCTCCGACGACATCACTCCCGCCAAGGGCTATGCTTCCAAGAGCGAGCTGGACAAGGACGCTACCTTCTATCTGGATGTGAACGGCTACATCGTGGCTGTGGGCGAGCCTGAGGCCTCTGCTTATGACTACGCTTATGTCTGGGGTGCCGAGGCTGCCAGCAACATCGGCACTGACCGCGTGAAGGTCACCCTGTCTGACGGCACCAAGGCCACCTATGACCTGGATGATGACAGCGACATTGATATTCTCCCGGGTGACTCTGCGTATAATCCCGAGAAGAAAACGGTTGGCGAGGATGCAGCTCGGGGCTTGATTTTTGCCTACAAGGTCACCAACAATGAAATTAAGCTGACCAAGCCTGCCGGTGGTATGGCTGAAGGCGAGCAGGTTACCTTCGAGAAGGGCAAGACCACTGTGGACGGCCTGAAGACCGAAGCCAACCAGACCAAGTTCGCCAACAAGAACACGGTATTCTTCTATGTCACCCTGAAGGATGATGAGAAGATTGATGACGTAGACGTCTACACCGGCTACTCCGCCGCTCCCGATGTTGACAAGGAAGATAGTGCCATTGCCCTTGCGGCCTATAATAAGGCTGGTAAGATGGTGGCCGTGGCGATCACTTCCGAGGAATTTGACAGCACTGACCTGAGTGATCACGTGTTCATCTACAAGAAGGACAGAACCTTCACCGATTACACCGAGGTCCGCGGCTTCCTGGCTGGTACGGACCAGGCTAATACTGAGCTGAAGGTCTCCGATAACAGCAACGTTGATGCGGCTGATGCTGTGGATGGTGCGATTTACCTCTACACCAAAGACAGCGACGGCTACCTCAAGCTGAAGGACGCCGGTAAAGACCTGATCCACGTGAATGGCGTGGCTACCAATGTGTCCTCCAGCAGCGTGGTTGTGAACGGCAAGGAGTATGCCGTGACGTCCAAGACCGTGCTGATCGACAACACGGATGATCCCAATCCCCCCAGCGCCACTCTGGGCGCCGCCCCCGAGGATGACGACTACATCACCTACATGCTGGTTGATGACGACGAGATTCTCATGATGGTGGTCGATAACACCGCCGAGGAGACTCCCGCGACTCCCGATAACGTCACTGTGACGGTTAAGGATGACAAGATCACCCTGACCTATACCAAAGAGAAGCCTGGCGTGACCGATCAGGCCAATGCCGTTGTAGCTAAGCTGACCGACCTCGGTTACACCGATATCGATGTGACCGTTAAGGGTGGCGAGGTGACTGGCGTCTCTGCCAAGATGGGCGTTGTTAGCTACACCTTCACTTACGCGATAGAGAAGGCTGCTGAGTAA